One genomic region from Bacteroidales bacterium encodes:
- a CDS encoding DUF4876 domain-containing protein produces the protein MKKMKQFIQKTALLSIIVATMFACKPDEPIQFSNVTINVEFPNDYIDSKNDVVIQWENIANKTSGEVKTNNSGKATVKIEHGNYNFFASKKSEAIYYQGKIDNYAINSETIEVTIKLSASKASSTWVIKEVYFTGSKTPADKNYFKDQYIEIYNNSDETLYADGLIFCKTYDNTALENNWGQYKEKNEIVPSFIFQVPGSGKEHPVAPGKSIILADQGLNHKLDTLNPNSPVDMSIADFEWYDDHKLDIDVPEVPNLIKYYSSSASISMLHTRGYEGYYIFQMPVAETQAFLDAHPATTTMPNGTTKSSYAIPAKYIIDAVQCAEPSGYTSTVFPASLDAGYTYCDAAYIGKCVQRKFEKEENGRAILKDSNNSTNDFTPNATPSPRVIVK, from the coding sequence ATGAAAAAAATGAAACAATTTATCCAAAAGACAGCTCTACTGAGCATTATTGTAGCGACAATGTTCGCTTGCAAACCCGATGAACCAATACAGTTCAGCAATGTAACTATCAATGTGGAATTTCCCAATGATTATATTGATAGTAAAAATGACGTAGTAATCCAATGGGAAAACATTGCGAACAAAACAAGTGGTGAAGTAAAAACGAATAATAGTGGAAAAGCTACCGTGAAAATAGAACACGGAAACTACAATTTTTTCGCTTCAAAAAAATCAGAAGCTATCTATTATCAAGGCAAAATAGATAACTATGCTATAAATAGCGAAACTATTGAAGTAACGATAAAGTTGTCGGCGTCAAAAGCTTCATCTACTTGGGTAATTAAAGAAGTTTATTTTACCGGCAGCAAAACTCCTGCTGATAAAAATTACTTTAAAGACCAATACATCGAAATTTACAATAACAGCGATGAAACGCTTTATGCAGACGGGCTAATTTTCTGCAAAACCTATGACAACACTGCACTAGAAAACAACTGGGGACAATACAAAGAAAAAAATGAAATAGTTCCTTCCTTTATTTTTCAAGTACCCGGAAGTGGCAAAGAGCATCCTGTAGCTCCCGGCAAAAGCATTATTCTTGCTGACCAAGGACTAAATCATAAGCTTGACACTCTGAATCCGAACTCACCGGTAGACATGTCCATTGCTGACTTCGAGTGGTATGACGATCACAAGCTGGATATTGATGTGCCAGAAGTACCCAATTTAATAAAATATTATAGCTCTTCGGCATCTATCAGCATGCTACACACAAGAGGATATGAAGGTTATTACATTTTCCAAATGCCTGTTGCAGAAACACAAGCATTTTTAGATGCACATCCTGCTACTACAACAATGCCAAATGGAACTACAAAAAGCTCTTACGCTATTCCTGCTAAATATATTATTGACGCTGTACAATGCGCTGAGCCTTCAGGCTATACTTCAACAGTATTTCCAGCATCACTTGACGCAGGATACACATATTGCGATGCAGCATATATAGGAAAATGCGTGCAGCGTAAATTTGAAAAAGAGGAAAATGGTAGAGCTATACTAAAAGATAGTAATAATTCAACAAATGACTTTACACCAAATGCTACACCAAGTCCGCGCGTAATTGTAAAATAG
- a CDS encoding TonB-dependent receptor, whose protein sequence is MINKRWNRVILLLYTIVFSSIVPKLFSQNRTVTFSGIIKDAEKRNPIAFASIHLEDLYIGTISDENGKFRINGIPKGVHNVSIHFLGYVTQKFSINFISDTSLQIYLVVQTLNLDEVSIVATPKGKSGSAILIDKTTMEYIQPTSLGDIMQLLPGQLTQDGKLTEREQISSRQVGYNSNNTTTNNTALGTAIIGDGGVPLSNNANLQNISIDSRMRNRNTVNRGVDLRMFSTDHIETAEVIQGIPSAQYGDLSSGIILSKAKSGKQPLEMRVKANPNVKLFYVGKGINLPGKWGALHGGIDYTSAYPNVRESLTSYKRYSSQLNYTNIATLAQKPLQLGIKMLYLGTLDAAKNDPDLTPKMDTYLAKYNRMQISGNWEWKIVKPWLNSLEHSIAYDYTRDITSRMLTVSPNGVVPLPISKTDGEYEGIYLPAEYFTSYKMVGKPVSFFSHLKGKNIFTSGKNINHVVIWGGQYRYEKNIGKGFDYDLLRPPYPTSSTSSRPRRFNEIPALQNLSVYIEDKIFTSVGKNNLELIAGIRFNHIPGISNTFANMYRKWFPEPRINGWWQFPRFQCMKKNITIALKGGYGETVKFPTLDMLYPQLDYLDYISLNYYSQNQSNKLLWVTTRTNERSNPLLKPNRNRKAELGLNMQVNKSKLNILCFYEKSSEGFKNNTHYYWLEVNEYRSNIIFENKPQISDFQVYKDSLLDAYSIPVNGEKVIKKGIEYTFSTPIIKPLATSILINGAYYQTTYDESLPIMNRPSIIQAGKPYRYVGIYGWNRGNTQSRLNTNLWFNTHLKKYRLIFTTKIQALWLTRYKTKYFSGIPIAYFGVGMDEQMTFTDADKDDPTLRFLVQEFSKTFFQTNKKPLQLSIDLKATKEITDKVRISFYSNRLLFFSPLYYNNLNLPEKIRITPYFGIEIEIKL, encoded by the coding sequence ATGATAAATAAAAGGTGGAATAGAGTCATTTTGCTACTTTACACGATAGTTTTCTCCTCTATCGTGCCAAAACTGTTTTCTCAGAATAGGACGGTTACTTTTTCAGGGATAATAAAAGATGCAGAAAAACGAAACCCTATTGCTTTTGCAAGCATCCATCTTGAAGACTTGTATATTGGAACAATCTCTGATGAAAATGGTAAATTTCGCATAAATGGCATTCCAAAAGGTGTTCACAATGTATCAATACATTTTTTGGGGTATGTTACGCAAAAATTTAGCATTAACTTTATTTCCGATACCTCGTTACAAATTTATTTAGTTGTACAAACGCTAAACTTAGATGAAGTAAGTATTGTTGCCACTCCAAAAGGAAAAAGCGGTTCAGCAATATTAATAGACAAAACCACAATGGAGTATATTCAGCCAACATCACTTGGCGATATTATGCAGCTCTTACCCGGACAACTGACACAAGATGGCAAATTAACAGAACGCGAACAAATCAGTTCAAGGCAAGTCGGCTATAACAGCAATAATACAACTACTAATAACACAGCATTAGGCACAGCCATTATAGGAGACGGAGGAGTTCCGCTGTCAAATAATGCCAACCTGCAAAACATATCCATAGACAGTCGTATGCGAAATCGAAATACAGTAAATCGAGGAGTGGATTTAAGAATGTTCTCTACTGACCACATTGAAACGGCAGAAGTCATTCAAGGCATCCCATCCGCACAATACGGAGACTTGAGTAGCGGTATTATTTTGTCAAAAGCTAAATCTGGCAAGCAACCATTAGAAATGCGAGTAAAGGCTAATCCCAACGTAAAACTATTTTATGTTGGCAAAGGTATTAATCTGCCCGGAAAATGGGGTGCTCTTCATGGAGGAATAGACTACACAAGCGCATATCCAAACGTGAGAGAATCTCTTACATCTTATAAAAGATATAGTTCACAACTAAATTACACCAATATAGCAACACTTGCTCAAAAACCACTTCAATTAGGTATTAAAATGCTCTATCTAGGAACTCTTGATGCTGCTAAGAATGACCCCGATTTAACACCAAAAATGGATACTTACTTGGCTAAATATAACCGCATGCAAATAAGCGGAAATTGGGAGTGGAAAATAGTGAAACCTTGGCTCAACTCGTTGGAACACTCTATCGCATACGATTACACTCGAGACATTACAAGCAGAATGTTAACCGTTAGTCCAAACGGAGTTGTACCATTGCCCATATCAAAAACAGATGGAGAATACGAAGGGATATATTTGCCTGCAGAGTATTTCACAAGTTATAAAATGGTAGGAAAACCTGTATCATTTTTCTCGCATTTAAAAGGAAAAAACATCTTTACAAGCGGCAAAAATATTAATCACGTAGTAATCTGGGGTGGACAATACCGATACGAAAAAAATATTGGAAAAGGATTTGATTATGACCTATTACGTCCACCTTATCCAACATCGTCCACATCATCGCGACCAAGGAGATTTAACGAGATTCCTGCTTTACAAAATTTATCCGTGTATATAGAGGATAAAATATTTACATCTGTGGGAAAAAACAACTTGGAATTGATAGCTGGAATACGCTTCAACCATATTCCCGGAATAAGCAACACGTTTGCCAATATGTATAGAAAATGGTTTCCTGAACCTCGCATCAACGGATGGTGGCAATTCCCAAGGTTTCAGTGTATGAAAAAAAACATTACAATAGCGCTAAAAGGAGGCTATGGAGAAACCGTCAAATTTCCAACATTGGATATGCTCTACCCTCAGCTAGATTATTTAGATTATATTTCCCTTAATTACTACTCTCAGAATCAATCAAACAAACTATTGTGGGTTACTACAAGAACAAACGAACGCTCCAATCCTCTTCTGAAGCCCAATCGTAACCGTAAAGCAGAGCTCGGTCTCAATATGCAAGTAAACAAATCAAAATTAAACATATTGTGCTTCTATGAAAAATCAAGCGAAGGCTTCAAAAACAACACCCACTATTATTGGCTTGAAGTAAACGAATATCGTAGCAATATAATTTTTGAGAACAAGCCTCAAATATCAGATTTTCAAGTCTATAAAGACAGCTTATTAGATGCTTATTCAATTCCTGTAAACGGAGAGAAAGTAATAAAAAAAGGCATAGAATACACATTCTCAACACCTATTATAAAACCTTTAGCAACATCCATTCTTATCAATGGCGCTTACTATCAAACTACTTATGATGAAAGCCTGCCTATAATGAACCGCCCTTCTATTATTCAAGCCGGAAAACCATATAGATACGTAGGCATTTATGGTTGGAACAGAGGTAACACTCAAAGTCGTCTCAATACAAATTTGTGGTTCAATACCCATTTAAAAAAATACCGATTGATTTTCACAACAAAAATACAAGCCCTCTGGCTTACACGATATAAAACCAAATATTTTTCAGGAATACCTATTGCATACTTTGGAGTAGGCATGGATGAGCAAATGACATTTACTGACGCCGACAAAGATGATCCTACACTGCGTTTTTTAGTACAGGAATTTTCCAAGACTTTTTTTCAAACAAACAAAAAACCGTTGCAACTCAGTATTGATTTAAAAGCTACAAAAGAGATAACAGACAAAGTTCGAATATCCTTTTACTCCAATAGATTACTCTTTTTCAGTCCATTGTATTACAACAATTTAAACCTACCTGAAAAAATAAGAATCACACCCTACTTCGGAATTGAAATCGAAATAAAACTATAA
- a CDS encoding peptidase yields the protein MLKNNKAKKRFTGAYFRKWFRIIHRDLAFFFSGVVIIYAVSGIMLNHRNSINPNYTIRLQSLQAEGKFPMTKESVSKATVIDMLKPIKEEKNYTKHYFPENDKMKVFLKGGSSLEVDMQSGKAVYEALKRRPIISHFNRLHYNPGRWWTIFSDIFAVSLIIITITGILMNKGKKGILGRGGIELLAGIFVPILFMLLL from the coding sequence ATACTAAAAAATAATAAAGCTAAAAAACGTTTTACGGGAGCATATTTTCGCAAATGGTTTCGTATAATTCATCGCGATTTGGCGTTTTTCTTCTCGGGTGTTGTCATAATTTACGCCGTATCAGGCATTATGCTTAATCATCGCAACAGCATCAATCCAAACTATACAATAAGACTACAAAGTTTACAAGCAGAAGGAAAATTTCCCATGACGAAAGAAAGTGTTTCTAAAGCAACAGTAATTGACATGTTGAAACCGATAAAAGAAGAGAAAAATTATACAAAACATTACTTCCCCGAAAACGATAAGATGAAAGTTTTTCTAAAAGGTGGTTCTTCGCTAGAAGTGGATATGCAAAGTGGAAAAGCTGTTTACGAGGCACTGAAAAGGCGTCCTATCATCAGCCATTTCAACCGTTTACATTATAATCCTGGAAGATGGTGGACTATATTTTCTGACATTTTTGCTGTTTCGCTTATCATAATTACAATTACCGGAATATTAATGAATAAAGGTAAAAAAGGCATTTTAGGACGAGGTGGTATTGAATTATTAGCAGGAATATTTGTGCCTATTTTATTTATGCTGCTATTATGA
- the fldA gene encoding flavodoxin FldA, with the protein MKKISIIYGSTTDNTKDTAEKIAEQLKDFCPKIKDVAKCNADDFTDADFLILGTSTWGAGELQDDWYGMLLQLKSVDLSDKTVALFGLGDSNGYSDTFVDGMGELYKFFNGKNCKIIGSVSTMEYCFDYSSAVIDGEFVGLPIDADNESELTDERVADWVQNIKQSF; encoded by the coding sequence ATGAAAAAAATATCAATAATTTACGGTTCAACAACCGACAATACAAAAGATACAGCCGAAAAAATTGCTGAACAATTAAAAGATTTTTGTCCAAAAATAAAAGATGTAGCAAAGTGCAATGCTGATGATTTCACTGACGCTGATTTCCTTATTTTAGGAACTTCTACTTGGGGTGCAGGGGAATTACAAGATGATTGGTATGGCATGTTATTGCAGTTGAAATCAGTAGATTTATCTGATAAAACAGTTGCTCTTTTTGGTTTGGGAGATTCAAATGGTTATTCCGATACTTTTGTAGATGGAATGGGTGAACTCTATAAGTTTTTCAATGGGAAAAATTGCAAAATCATAGGCTCTGTGTCCACAATGGAATATTGCTTTGACTATTCTAGTGCTGTTATAGATGGTGAATTTGTAGGACTACCTATTGATGCTGACAATGAAAGCGAGCTAACCGATGAGCGTGTAGCTGATTGGGTACAAAATATTAAACAATCATTCTAA
- a CDS encoding DUF2023 family protein produces the protein MNVLAHLIYEYNKKLRSLALYTFPASDRKRVESKLRGRDIDYVLQEVTPSKYNVFFGETSCVDVIRLIGNKPLNLYTPEEDFMLGIMLGYDRLSQCRRYTQRAFLNGYSKVS, from the coding sequence ATGAATGTTCTTGCACACTTAATTTATGAGTATAATAAAAAGCTACGGAGTTTAGCTCTTTACACTTTCCCTGCATCTGACAGAAAACGAGTAGAGAGCAAGTTGCGTGGCAGAGATATAGACTACGTTTTGCAAGAAGTTACTCCTAGCAAATACAATGTTTTTTTTGGTGAAACTTCTTGCGTAGATGTTATTCGTTTAATAGGCAACAAGCCACTTAATTTATATACCCCCGAAGAGGATTTTATGTTAGGTATAATGCTGGGCTACGATAGGCTTAGCCAATGTCGGCGCTATACACAACGGGCGTTTTTAAATGGTTACAGTAAAGTTAGTTAA